A genomic region of Oncorhynchus mykiss isolate Arlee chromosome 2, USDA_OmykA_1.1, whole genome shotgun sequence contains the following coding sequences:
- the fdps gene encoding farnesyl pyrophosphate synthase has protein sequence MGDSSCSNGTHHSGAVQSDPQLFEAQFEELVTELTEQDLTDSVLADALNRLREVLHYNTPGGKRNRGLSVIGSLRELVPPTELTQDAVRRALLVGWCIELLQAFFLVADDIMDASETRRGQPCWYKRERVGLDAINDSFLLEGSIYRLLRRHCRAQPYYVHLLELFTETSFQTELGQALDLMTAPPGQIDLNRFTMERYKAIVKYKTAFYSFYLPVAAAMYMAGIDSEEEHNNAKHILLEMGEFFQIQDDYLDCYGDPAVTGKIGTDIQDNKCGWLVVTALGVMTPEQRAELESCYGRHDSVEKVKALYNTLQMPTLYHQYEDDSYQRLQKLIARHAQNLPHAVFLNFAKKIYKRNK, from the exons ATG GGTGACAGTAGTTGCAGCAACGGGACCCACCACTCTGGAGCGGTGCAGTCAGACCCACAGCTGTTTGAGGCCCAGTTTGAGGAGCTGGTGACCGAGCTCACAGAGCAGGACCTCACAGACTCTGTCCTCGCTGACGCTCTCAACAGACTCCGAGAG gTGTTGCATTACAACACTCCTGGAGGAAAAAGAAACAGAGGTCTGTCTGTGATTGGCTCTTTGAGGGAGCTTGTTCCTCCCACTGAGCTGACCCAGGATGCTGTGCGACGGGCCCTGCTGGTTGGCTGGTGCATTGAgctg ctccaggCGTTCTTCTTGGTAGCTGATGACATCATGGATGCTTCAGAGACTCGGAGAGGTCAGCCCTGCTGGTACAAGAGG GAGAGAGTGGGTCTGGATGCCATCAATGATTCCTTCCTCCTGGAGGGATCCATCTACAGACTACTGCGCAGACACTGCAGGGCACAGCCCTACTACGTACACCTATTGGAGCTCTTCACTgag ACGTCCTTCCAGACCGAGCTGGGCCAGGCACTGGACCTGATGACCGCTCCTCCTGGTCAAATAGACCTCAACCGCTTCACCATGGAGAG ATATAAGGCCATAGTAAAGTACAAGACTGCCTTCTACTCCTTCTACCTCCCTGTGGCAGCAGCCATGTACATG GCGGGCATCGACAGTGAAGAGGAACACAACAACGCCAAACATATCTTACTTGAGATGGGAGAGTTCTTCCAGATACAG GATGACTACCTGGATTGCTATGGCGACCCGGCGGTGACAGGGAAGATTGGAACAGACATCCAGGACAACAAATGCGGCTGGCTGGTGGTGACCGCTCTAGGGGTCATGACCCCGGAACAAAGGGCAGAGCTGGAG TCATGTTATGGTCGGCATGACAGTGTGGAGAAGGTGAAAGCACTGTACAACACCCTACAGATGCCCACCCTGTACCACCAATACGAAGACGACAGCTATCAGCGCTTACAGAAACTCATCGCGCGTCACGCCCAAAACCTTCCACACGCAGTTTTCCTCAACTTTGCCAAGAAAATCTACAAGAGAAACAAGTGA